One genomic window of Gossypium hirsutum isolate 1008001.06 chromosome D11, Gossypium_hirsutum_v2.1, whole genome shotgun sequence includes the following:
- the LOC107911107 gene encoding triacylglycerol lipase OBL1: PLPFPPFFSPKSKTPSSPPPINHPTSGVRSSTTPPPGSSSTTLALLLFSTSLHFDSSATSEGTLIPDRNSAAFISCVGYIDKRKELDRNIKPRDGCKYYSALSMMASKVAYENKAYIETIVKDHWKISKEKPQLNSFFFAIKAMITILLLLPLGEQNHLMLMHGVQTSISLITRFPALDMSIARVASGMQKGRNQEQPLAYYHIRDKLKALLSETEKTKYIMTGHSLGGALAILFPAILLYHDEKLLLKRLEGVYTYGQPRVGDEEFCKFMENKLEEHKIPYFRFVYCNDMVPRLPYDDKEHWYKHFGTCLYYNRHYDGKFVHVLPNKNYFSVLHAVRMRINSVFELIRSFTIHYSKGPGYKEGWFLRVSRMIGLVILGVSAHSPQDYVNSTRLGSSDVFLPPEDM; the protein is encoded by the exons CCCCTTCCCTTCCCTCCTTTTTTTTCCCCCAAATCGAAAACCCCATCTTCACCTCCACCGATCAACCATCCCACCTCCGGTGTACGGTCCTCGACGACTCCACCTCCAGGCTCCAGTTCCACGACGCTAGCGTTGTTGTTGTTCTCTACTTCTCTTCACTTCGATTCTTCTGCAACTTCCGAAG GGACTTTGATACCGGATAGAAATTCAGCAGCATTCATCTCTTGCGTTGGATATATAGATAAAAGAAAGGAGCTAGATAGGAACATCAAACCTAGAGACGGATGCAAGTATTATTCCGCACTGTCTATGATGGCTTCCAAAGTAGCATATGAGAACAAAGCCTACATTGAAACTATTGTCAAGGATCATTGGAAG ATTTCTAAGGAAAAGCCACAACTGAACTCTTTTTTCTTCGCGATAAAAGCGATGATCACGATACTGTTGTTGTTACCTTTAGGGGAACAGAACCATTTGATGCTGATGCATGGTGTACAGACATCGATCTCTCTTATCACAAGGTTCCCAGCATTGGACATGTCCATCGCG CGGGTGGCCAGTGGAATGCAAAAAGGACGAAACCAGGAACAACCCTTGGCTTACTATCACATAAGAGACAAGTTAAAGGCACTATTGAGCGAAACTgagaaaacaaaatatataatgacAGGCCACAGTTTGGGTGGGGCGTTAGCAATTCTATTTCCTGCAATTTTGTTATACCATGATGAGAAATTGTTGTTGAAGAGATTGGAAGGGGTTTACACGTATGGTCAACCCAGGGTTGGGGATGAGGAATTTTGCAAGTTCATGGAGAACAAGCTGGAAGAGCACAAAATTCCATATTTCAGGTTTGTTTACTGTAACGATATGGTCCCAAGGCTGCCTTACGATGACAAAGAGCATTGGTACAAGCACTTTGGCACCTGTCTCTATTATAACAGACACTATGATGGAAAG TTTGTTCATGTATTACCAAACAAGAACTATTTCTCGGTACTACACGCAGTGCGGATGAGGATAAACTCTGTCTTTGAGTTGATAAGAAGCTTCACAATACATTATTCAAAGGGACCAGGTTACAAAGAAGGGTGGTTCTTAAGGGTTTCTAGAATGATTGGATTGGTGATCCTAGGAGTTTCAGCTCATTCACCTCAAGATTATGTTAACTCTACTCGTCTTGGGTCATCCGATGTTTTTCTTCCACCTGAAGACATGTAG
- the LOC107913246 gene encoding RNA-binding protein Musashi homolog 2 isoform X1, giving the protein MERKLVVLGIPWEVDTEGLREYMSKYGDLEDCIVMKERTTGRSRGFGYVTFASADDAKNVLSIEHFLGERMLEVKIATPKEEMRAPVKKVTRIFVARIPPSVDESTFRRHFEEYGEITDLYMPKDQVSKAHRGIGFITFASAESVENLMADAHELGGSTVVVDRATPKEDDLKPIGRMSQGGYGAYNAYISAATRYAAVGAPTLYDHPGPMYGIGGESSRGMGKKIFVGRLPQEATADDLRLYFGRFGRIIDVYVPKDPKRSGHRGFGFVTFAEDGVADRVSRRSHEICGQQVAIDSATPVDDAGPSFMMNPAGPFRGFGGPMRPFGRMYGGLPYDDWGYAIGSGRPSRADWRYRPY; this is encoded by the exons ATGGAACGGAAGCTTGTG GTTTTGGGAATCCCTTGGGAGGTGGATACTGAAGGTTTGAGGGAATACATGAGTAAATATGGTGATTTGGAGGATTGTATTGTCATGAAG GAGCGAACTACGGGCCGATCCCGTGGTTTTGGTTATGTAACGTTTGCATCGGCTGATGATGCGAAG AATGTGCTATCAATTGAGCATTTTCTTGGTGAGAGAATGTTGGAAGTTAAAATAGCTACTCCAAAG GAGGAGATGAGAGCACCCGTAAAGAAAGTTACCAGGATATTTGTGGCCAGGATTCCACCATCAGTGGATGAATCAACCTTTCGGAG GCATTTTGAGGAGTATGGTGAGATAACAGATTTATACATGCCGAAG GATCAAGTCTCAAAAGCTCACCGTGGAATTGGCTTTATCACTTTTGCTAGCGCAG AATCTGTGGAGAATCTGATGGCTGATGCTCATGAACTGGGTGGTTCTACAGTAGTAGTTGATCGAGCAACACCTAAG GAAGATGACTTAAAGCCAATAGGCAGAATGTCACAGGGGGGGTATGGTGCATACAATGCTTACATTTCTGCTGCCACTAGGTATGCTGCAGTTGGTGCTCCTACCTTGTATGACCATCCTGGCCCCATGTATGGAA TAGGAGGGGAGTCCAGCCGAGGGATGGGCAAAAAGATATTTGTTGGCAGACTTCCTCAGGAGGCCACTGCTGATGATCTGCGTCTGTATTTTGGTAGATTTGGCCGTATAATAGACGTTTATGTTCCTAAG GACCCCAAGAGATCTGGCCACAGAGGTTTTGGTTTTGTGACTTTTGCTGAAGATGGAGTTGCAGATAGAGTATCTCGTAGGTCTCACGAGATTTGTGGACAACAG GTGGCAATAGATTCAGCAACACCCGTTGATGATGCTGGCCCTAGTTTCATGATGAATCCTGCTGGACCATTTAGAGGTTTTGGTGGTCCAATGCGCCCCTTTGGTAGGATGTATGGAGGACTGCCTTATGATGAT TGGGGTTATGCAATTGGGAGCGGGAGGCCATCGAGAGCAGATTGGCGGTACAGGCCATACTAA
- the LOC107913245 gene encoding LOW QUALITY PROTEIN: zeaxanthin epoxidase, chloroplastic (The sequence of the model RefSeq protein was modified relative to this genomic sequence to represent the inferred CDS: inserted 1 base in 1 codon), whose translation MAASLFQRPSAILFTGTQFPVSVSKDIPIESSPCIHFNYHFRSKANNQKKXLLQVKATVGAGTQSVSKSSETKDLDGNQLEKKTKLKILIAGGGIGGLVFALAAKKKGFDVVVFEKDLSAIRGEGQYRGPIQIQSNALAALEAIDMEVAEEVMEAGCVTGDRINGLVDGVSGTWYVKFDTFTPAAERGLPVTRVISRMTLQQILARAVGEDVIFNESNVVDFEDDGDKVTVVLENGNRYDGDLLVGADGIWSKVRKNLFGPKEAVYSGYTCYTGIADFVPADIESVGYRVFLGHKQYFVSSDVGAGKMQWYAFHKEPAGGVDSHGKKERLLNIFGDWCDNVTDLLHATDEHAILRRDIYDRTPSLTWGRGRVTLLGDSIHAMQPNMGQGGCMAIEDSYQLALELDNAWKQGVESGTPIDVVSSLRSYERARRLRVAIIHGMARMAAIMASTYKAYLGVGLGPLSFLTKFRIPHPGRVGGRFFINLAMPIMLNWVLGGNSSNLEGRSLSCRLSDKASDQLQTWFEDNDALEQTINGEWFLLSVGNEAATSQPICLSRDENKSFVIGSEKNENFPGKSVVIRSPQVSKTHAQIIYKEGAFFLIDMQSEHGTYIEHEGRRSWIPSNVAIRLRPSDVIEFGSDKKAALRVKVMRSPPKIAYNEDGQLLQAV comes from the exons ATGGCAGCAAGTTTGTTTCAAAGGCCTTCAGCAATTCTTTTCACAGGAACTCAGTTTCCAGTTTCCGTTTCTAAGGATATTCCAATAGAATCCTCGCCTTGTATACATTTCAATTACCATTTTAGAAGCAAAGCAAACAACCAAAAGA GGCTTTTACAAGTCAAAGCTACAGTGGGAGCTGGAACCCAGAGTGTTTCCAAATCAAGTGAGACGAAAGATTTGGATGGAAACCAGTTGGAGAAGAAGACGAAGCTGAAGATATTGATTGCTGGGGGTGGTATTGGAGGGTTGGTTTTTGCATTGGCTGCaaaaaagaaaggttttgatGTAGTGGTGTTTGAGAAGGATTTGAGTGCTATAAGAGGTGAGGGGCAATATAGGGGTCCAATTCAGATACAAAGCAATGCATTGGCTGCTTTAGAGGCTATCGATATGGAAGTTGCTGAGGAAGTCATGGAAGCAGGGTGCGTCACAGGTGATAGAATCAATGGATTAGTTGACGGGGTTTCCGGTACTTG GTATGTCAAGTTTGATACGTTCACACCTGCGGCAGAAAGGGGGCTTCCAGTAACAAGAGTTATTAGTAGGATGACTTTGCAACAAATCCTGGCTCGTGCAGTTGGGGAAGACGTAATTTTTAATGAGAGCAATGTTGTTGATTTTGAGGATGATGGAGATAAG GTCACTGTGGTACTGGAAAATGGAAACCGCTATGATGGTGATCTTCTAGTTGGAGCTGATGGAATATGGTCCAAG GTGAGGAAGAACTTGTTCGGACCAAAGGAAGCTGTATATTCTGGCTACACTTGCTATACCGGTATTGCAGATTTTGTGCCTGCTGATATTGAGTCTGTCGG GTACCGTGTATTTTTGGGACACAAGCAGTACTTTGTTTCCTCAGATGTTGGTGCTGGAAAGATGCAGTGGTATGCATTTCACAAGGAACCAGCTGGTGGTGTGGATAGCCATG gTAAAAAGGAGAGGCTACTTAACATATTCGGGGATTGGTGTGACAATGTGACAGATTTGTTACATGCTACTGATGAACATGCAATTCTTCGACGAGACATATATGACCGAACACCCTCACTAACTTGGGGAAGAGGGCGTGTAACCTTGCTTGGGGATTCTATCCATGCAATGCAGCCAAATATGGGTCAAGGGGGATGCATGGCCATCGAG GACAGTTACCAATTAGCATTGGAACTTGATAATGCATGGAAACAAGGTGTTGAGTCAGGGACTCCTATTGATGTTGTTTCCTCTTTAAGGAg CTATGAGAGAGCTAGAAGACTGCGAGTTGCCATCATCCATGGAATGGCAAGAATGGCTGCAATCATGGCTTCAACTTACAAGGCTTATTTAGGTGTAGGGCTAGGTCCCTTGTCG TTTTTGACAAAATTTCGGATACCACATCCAGGAAGAGTTGGTGGAAGATTTTTTATCAACTTAGCAATGCCCATAATGCTCAATTGGGTCTTAGGTGGTAACAG CTCAAATCTTGAAGGGAGGTCCTTAAGTTGCAGACTCTCAGACAAG GCAAGTGACCAATTGCAGACATGGTTTGAAGACAATGACGCACTCGAGCAGACTATTAATGGAGA GTGGTTCTTATTGTCAGTTGGGAACGAAGCAGCTACCTCACAACCTATTTGTTTAAGTAGGGATGAGAACAAATCGTTTGTGATCGG AAGTGAAAAGAATGAGAATTTTCCAGGAAAATCAGTGGTGATACGTTCACCTCAGGTATCAAAAACACATGCTCAAATCATCTATAAAGAAGGTGCATTCTTCCTAATTGACATGCAGAGTGAACATGGGACCTATATCGA GCATGAAGGGAGAAGATCTTGGATACCTTCAAATGTTGCTATTCGACTCCGACCCTCGGATGTTATTGAGTTTGGTTCCGATAAGAAG
- the LOC107913246 gene encoding DAZ-associated protein 1 isoform X2, whose translation MERKLVVLGIPWEVDTEGLREYMSKYGDLEDCIVMKERTTGRSRGFGYVTFASADDAKNVLSIEHFLGERMLEVKIATPKEEMRAPVKKVTRIFVARIPPSVDESTFRRHFEEYGEITDLYMPKDQVSKAHRGIGFITFASAESVENLMADAHELGGSTVVVDRATPKEDDLKPIGRMSQGGYGAYNAYISAATRYAAVGAPTLYDHPGPMYGRGESSRGMGKKIFVGRLPQEATADDLRLYFGRFGRIIDVYVPKDPKRSGHRGFGFVTFAEDGVADRVSRRSHEICGQQVAIDSATPVDDAGPSFMMNPAGPFRGFGGPMRPFGRMYGGLPYDDWGYAIGSGRPSRADWRYRPY comes from the exons ATGGAACGGAAGCTTGTG GTTTTGGGAATCCCTTGGGAGGTGGATACTGAAGGTTTGAGGGAATACATGAGTAAATATGGTGATTTGGAGGATTGTATTGTCATGAAG GAGCGAACTACGGGCCGATCCCGTGGTTTTGGTTATGTAACGTTTGCATCGGCTGATGATGCGAAG AATGTGCTATCAATTGAGCATTTTCTTGGTGAGAGAATGTTGGAAGTTAAAATAGCTACTCCAAAG GAGGAGATGAGAGCACCCGTAAAGAAAGTTACCAGGATATTTGTGGCCAGGATTCCACCATCAGTGGATGAATCAACCTTTCGGAG GCATTTTGAGGAGTATGGTGAGATAACAGATTTATACATGCCGAAG GATCAAGTCTCAAAAGCTCACCGTGGAATTGGCTTTATCACTTTTGCTAGCGCAG AATCTGTGGAGAATCTGATGGCTGATGCTCATGAACTGGGTGGTTCTACAGTAGTAGTTGATCGAGCAACACCTAAG GAAGATGACTTAAAGCCAATAGGCAGAATGTCACAGGGGGGGTATGGTGCATACAATGCTTACATTTCTGCTGCCACTAGGTATGCTGCAGTTGGTGCTCCTACCTTGTATGACCATCCTGGCCCCATGTATGGAA GAGGGGAGTCCAGCCGAGGGATGGGCAAAAAGATATTTGTTGGCAGACTTCCTCAGGAGGCCACTGCTGATGATCTGCGTCTGTATTTTGGTAGATTTGGCCGTATAATAGACGTTTATGTTCCTAAG GACCCCAAGAGATCTGGCCACAGAGGTTTTGGTTTTGTGACTTTTGCTGAAGATGGAGTTGCAGATAGAGTATCTCGTAGGTCTCACGAGATTTGTGGACAACAG GTGGCAATAGATTCAGCAACACCCGTTGATGATGCTGGCCCTAGTTTCATGATGAATCCTGCTGGACCATTTAGAGGTTTTGGTGGTCCAATGCGCCCCTTTGGTAGGATGTATGGAGGACTGCCTTATGATGAT TGGGGTTATGCAATTGGGAGCGGGAGGCCATCGAGAGCAGATTGGCGGTACAGGCCATACTAA